Proteins from a genomic interval of Channa argus isolate prfri chromosome 11, Channa argus male v1.0, whole genome shotgun sequence:
- the cldn26 gene encoding putative claudin-24, which translates to MVFLTTKIMQRTALFVTFGGLVTSLITTFIPFWKTMNSDLNEVENWFSGLWHTCLYTEEVGIQCKAYESVLGLPMDLQISRVLMSVSIGTGGLALLAAFPALEGVEMCLRQSGQKRVLLILSGVLSWVSGLTTLAPVSIVAYTTVVDFWDEGFPDVMPRWEYGEAMFSGWFGGLALVIGGTLFFVAVCMGDYDLRPPSMPNSPQLKRRTQHYLKTELL; encoded by the coding sequence ATGGTTTTTCTAACAACTAAAATTATGCAAAGGACTGCCCTATTTGTGACATTCGGCGGTTTGGTCACCTCTCTGATCACCACCTTCATTCCATTTTGGAAGACAATGAACTCAGATCTGAATGAGGTGGAGAACTGGTTCTCTGGGCTGTGGCACACCTGCCTCTACACCGAGGAAGTGGGAATCCAGTGCAAGGCCTACGAGTCTGTCCTGGGATTGCCGATGGACCTGCAGATCTCCAGGGTGCTTATGTCAGTCTCTATAGGTACTGGAGGTTTGGCTCTGTTGGCTGCCTTCCCAGCTCTGGAGGGGGTTGAGATGTGTTTGAGGCAGTCTGGCCAGAAAAGAGTGCTTCTCATCCTCAGTGGTGTGCTGTCCTGGGTTTCGGGGCTCACCACTCTGGCTCCAGTCTCTATTGTGGCTTACACAACTGTTGTCGATTTCTGGGATGAGGGGTTTCCTGATGTGATGCCACGTTGGGAGTATGGGGAGGCAATGTTCTCGGGGTGGTTTGGAGGTTTGGCTCTGGTCATTGGAGGGACCTTGTTCTTTGTGGCAGTGTGCATGGGGGACTACGACCTACGACCACCAAGCATGCCAAATAGCCCACAGCTGAAGCGCAGGACACAGCACTACCTGAAGACAGAGTTGTTATAG